Part of the Cryptosporangium arvum DSM 44712 genome, CGCTACCGTGGGGGCGACCGCACGCGTGCCCCAAGGGTCGAGCGCGCGGAACGAGGCGTGACCGATGATCGTTGATCGGTCGAGTTTCGGTGAGCACCCTCCCTGAGGCTTCGTTGGTAGAGCGAGCCCGCGCACGGAAGTCATGAAAGGTCCCATGCCGTCCAACAGCACGCAGCGCAGGTCCGGTTCCGGCAAGCGGCCGCAGCGCGGCAACCCCGGTAAGTCGCCCGCACCGAAGACCGAGCCCACGGCCACCGCTGCCGACGACGACGAGGCGATCACCGATTCTTCGGCCGTCCCCTCGAGCGAGGAATCGAGCGCTTCGGAGGCGACGCCGGCGAAATCGACGCCCGCGAAGGCTGGGGCGGCCAAGGTCGGGGCTTCGAAGGCTGGGGCCGCCAAGGCTGGGACTTCGAAGGCGGCCGGTGCTTCGCGGGCCGGTTCGAAGGCCGCGCCGGGGCGGGGTGGTTCCGGCGGCGGTAAGGGGCCGGGCGGTAAAGGGCCGGGCGGCAAGGGCCCGGCGGGCAAGAGCGGCGGTGGCCGCGGTCGGCAGCCGGTGAAGGTGAAGAGCACCGGGCTGCCCTGGGGCAACATCGTGCTGGGCGGCATCGTCGGCATCGTCGCGCTGAGCATCATCGGCTACGGCGTCTGGTACTCGTGGGACGCCAGCAAGCCGTTCGGTGAGCGCCGGTCGCAGCAGATCGAAGGCCTGCAGAACTACCGGGCCAAGGACGTCAAGTGGCTCACCCAGAACCACGTGACCGGCAAGGTGAAGTACCAGACCAGCCCGCCGGTCGGCGGCAACCACAACGGCTCGTGGGAGAACTGCCAGGGCGACGTCTACGCCAAGCAGATCCCGAGCGAGCACGCGGTGCACAGCCTCGAGCACGGCGCGGTGTGGGTGACGTACAACCCCGACCTGCCGCAGGCGCAGATCGACGAGCTGGCCAAGAAGGTCAAGGGCAAGGACTACATGCTGATGAGTCCGTACCCCGGGCTCGACAAGCCGATCTCCCTGCAGGCCTGGGGCTTCCAGCTCAAGGTCGACAACGCGAGCGACAAGCGGATCGACGAGTTCATCACCCAGTTCCGGCTGAACGCGAGCGTCGAATCCGGCGCCGCCTGCTCCAACGGCCTCACCGTGACCGGTGACACCCCGCAGGAGAACGGCGACGCCGACATGAACCAGAACAGCGGTAGCTGAATCGGAGCGCGGTGGCTCAGGGGAACCGGTTCGTGAGCGCACGTCGTCGGCTCGACGAACTCGAGGCAGACGACCCGTCGGTCGGTGACGAGACCGCCGACGGGTCACCGTCCGTCGGCGATCCCGATTCCGACTCCGACTCCGACGCGGATGCGGCGGACGGGTCGGCGGATTCTGCTGGGGACGGGTCGAGCGGGCGGAAGACGCGGATCTTCCGGGCCGTGATGGTCGGGATCCTGGTGCTGGCCGTCGGGTTCGGCATCGGCGTCTGGGTGGGCTCCCCGCACCGCCCGGCCGACGACTCCGCCGACGCCGGCTTCACCCGCGACATGCTCACCCACCACGCCCAGGCCGTGACGATGGCCTCCCTCGAGTACCGCGTCACCGACGACGCCAACCTGCGGCAGCTCTCGATCGACATCACGCTCACCCAGCAGGCGCAGATCGGCCTGATGATCGGCTGGCTGCGCAACTGGGACCTGAACCCCACCACCACCCAGCCCCAGATGGCCTGGATGCCCGACGGCGGCCGCGCGCTCATCGTCGACGGCCGCATGCCCGGCATGGCCAGCGACACGCAGCTCCAGCAGCTGCGCACGCTCACCGGCACCGAGCGCGATCAGCTGTTCATCAAGCTGATGATCGCCCACCACCTGGGCGGCATCCACATGGCCGATGCCGCTCTGGAGCAGGCGAAGGACGATCAGGTGCTGTACCTGGCGAACCAGATCAAGCGGTCGCAGG contains:
- a CDS encoding DUF3105 domain-containing protein; its protein translation is MPSNSTQRRSGSGKRPQRGNPGKSPAPKTEPTATAADDDEAITDSSAVPSSEESSASEATPAKSTPAKAGAAKVGASKAGAAKAGTSKAAGASRAGSKAAPGRGGSGGGKGPGGKGPGGKGPAGKSGGGRGRQPVKVKSTGLPWGNIVLGGIVGIVALSIIGYGVWYSWDASKPFGERRSQQIEGLQNYRAKDVKWLTQNHVTGKVKYQTSPPVGGNHNGSWENCQGDVYAKQIPSEHAVHSLEHGAVWVTYNPDLPQAQIDELAKKVKGKDYMLMSPYPGLDKPISLQAWGFQLKVDNASDKRIDEFITQFRLNASVESGAACSNGLTVTGDTPQENGDADMNQNSGS
- a CDS encoding DUF305 domain-containing protein; this encodes MSARRRLDELEADDPSVGDETADGSPSVGDPDSDSDSDADAADGSADSAGDGSSGRKTRIFRAVMVGILVLAVGFGIGVWVGSPHRPADDSADAGFTRDMLTHHAQAVTMASLEYRVTDDANLRQLSIDITLTQQAQIGLMIGWLRNWDLNPTTTQPQMAWMPDGGRALIVDGRMPGMASDTQLQQLRTLTGTERDQLFIKLMIAHHLGGIHMADAALEQAKDDQVLYLANQIKRSQESEIDALQQEQKRLSGAK